TGAAGATCGTCTGCCATTGACGGCAGGCATAACCGTGTCCGGAGGCGGGTGCACGCCTTGGAAACGAGCCCGGAGGTCGAGATGGCGGACGTGCATCAGCAGCTCATGCTCCACGGCCTGGATCAGGTCATGGCCACGGCCGACAGCGCCGCCGAACGGCGGCGGGTGCGCTGGGCGCATGAGATGATGTCGCTTGAGCACGAGACGATCAATTATCTTCACTCGGGCTTCGCTCAGGCGGCATTGCCGCATCGGGAGCCGAAGAACCCGCTGGAACCCTGGGTCCGGCGCAACGGCGCCTATCAGCTGATCATCCGGCCGGGCATTCTGCCCCTGAAGGACAAGATCGTCGACATCGGCGTACCCTATGGCACGAAGGCGCGGCTGATCATGATCTATTTCCAGACCGAGGCGGTGCGCAGCCAGAGCCAGGTGGTCGATCTGGGGCCGACCATGGCCAGTTGGCTGCGCAAGATGGGGCTGTCGACATCGGGCGGCCCGCGCGGATCCTATGCCCCGGTGCGCGAACAGGCGCTGCGGATCGCGCGGTGCGAATTCACCATGCGCTTCGAACGCGGCACCGCCGAAGCCCGGCTGGCCGATCAGCGGATCGTCGACGGCATGGATCTGTGGCGCGATGACAGCGACGCCGAAGATCTGTTCCGAACCGGTGGCGAATGGGTGCGCCATGTGAAGCTGTCAGAGGCTTTCTATGAGCA
The Tistrella bauzanensis DNA segment above includes these coding regions:
- a CDS encoding replication protein RepA, whose protein sequence is MADVHQQLMLHGLDQVMATADSAAERRRVRWAHEMMSLEHETINYLHSGFAQAALPHREPKNPLEPWVRRNGAYQLIIRPGILPLKDKIVDIGVPYGTKARLIMIYFQTEAVRSQSQVVDLGPTMASWLRKMGLSTSGGPRGSYAPVREQALRIARCEFTMRFERGTAEARLADQRIVDGMDLWRDDSDAEDLFRTGGEWVRHVKLSEAFYEHLMEHSVPLSEEAIARLKHSSLALDLYVWLTYRLHALKREITVPWHALSDHFGSESGHRVLAFRLKEVLKDVVAVYPEANVEASGRGLVLRPSKPSVAVSSVAVKLPGRLRRA